aaggggtggggcttTCTCCTGGGAGGGctcaaaatctctctctccccttaACCGAGACACCCTTTCTCGCCCACTTCTCTCACCCCAGGGTCTCTGTAGGCCGAGAGGGCCTATCCTCTGGGAGGTAGGCAGAGAGGAGAATGCTTCTTGAAGGGAGGGGCCCAGCCGGTGCCCTTGCCTTCTTCAGTAGTTCTCTACGTGGGGCACTTTTCTTCACTTCCCATTCCACAACTTTCCTTCTCATTCCAAAGAATATCCTCTGTTTAAATGTTATGGACAAAGTTGTCCCGGGATagtatgggggtgggggtgtctcTATGTCGCGAGAAATTGCTCTTTGATTAAAGGGGAACACCCTCCACTCACACCCTTAGGATTTCCCGCTTTTTGATACGTGGAAACTGAGGACTGTAACCTATCCCAGTCTGCACCACATCTGTGAAATACTTTACAGTGATGGGGAGTGGGTTAGGAAGGCATGGCTCAGAAGCTCTGAccctcccttcctgtctctccAGATCCTAAGTGGCAGCCTTCCATTTGGGAACCCTTAAAGAGCACCCTCCTCAAACTCTGGAAACAGAGAAGACCCAATATTCACCGGCCatccctcccccggccccccagTCCCTTTCCATGTCTCTTCTATTGGGCCAGGGAAGTTTACCTTgagctctaatttttttcttttaggctgCAGCCTTAGCTTCTTGCCCTGTTTTGGGTGAAAagcctgatttatttttttattttttattttttttaaggtgggagACTGACTGACCTGGAGAGGAGGTTTTCCTCTCCTGTAGTAGAGAGGACTGGGGTCGGGTGGCGATAGCTGACAGGAACCCTCCTCACTCTTCCTCCAGGGGGAGCTCCTGAGCCCCTGCCGCTGCGACGGCTCCGTGCGCTGCACGCACCAGCCCTGCCTCATCCGCTGGATCAGCGAGCGGGGCTCCTGGAGCTGTGAGCTCTGCTACTTCAAGTACCAGGTCCTGGCGATCAGCACCAAGAATCCCTTGCAGGTGAGGTGCAAGGGGAGAACTCTGAGACTGGGGCAAGGGCCTTTCAGCAATTAGAATCAGGGACCCTCCAGGGAGCCTATTTAAGCATTTACTCTTGCTTTCAAAGTCACCCTCCTTACCATTGCCATAATTTAGTGTCTGTCTGTAaatcctcccttccttcatttaCTCACAAAGACATTTATTGGGTGCCACCTGTGTTCCAGGCCCTGGGacaacaaaagaggaaaagatggtagtgctgctgctactgctggtAGCAAACATGTAGAGTTTTCTATGTATCAAGTTCTTGGTgtgtattaactcttttaatcttcataataatccTAATAGTTATGTTACTTAGCCAGTAAGTAATGGACTAAGGATTTGGAATTCAAACCTAGATGGTCTGGCTTCAGAGCATCTGCCTGATCATGCCTTtctaaaataagacagaaaatgatCTCAAACAATGTGAGAGATGCCACATTCTAGATGTGatcaaggcacagagaagcaGATTGTTAATCCTGCCTGAAGGGTTTCGGGAAGGCTCCTGGTGCATCCTCCTATTCAGGGCCACCCTAATCTggtcctctgtctctttctgtgacTTTTTGGAGCCTTTTCTCCCACACAGTGGCAGGCCATCTCCCTGACGGTCATTGAGAAGGTCCAGATTGCAGCCATAGTTCTGGGCTCACTCTTCCTTGTCGCCAGCATCTCCTGGCTCATCTGGTCCTCACTCAGCCCTTCAGCCAAGTGGCAACGGCAAGATCTGCTCTTTCAGATCTGCTACGGCATGTACGGCTTCATGGATGTCGTCTGCATAGGTGAggatacctctctctctctcacctgctCAGCATCTTCCTCCAACTCACACACTTAATTTTCCCTGCCCATTCCCTCAGTTTCATGGCCACATTTTCTACCATTGGGGGCCTTTAGGGCTatctcccttccctgcttctccAGGCCCTTTGCAAACCCTGTCTCCTCCCCCTGGAGAAATGCTTGCTTAAGTACCTCTGGCCTAGGTCTGGGCAGCAGTTCACCCTGGATTTCTTATCCTCTTGCTCAGGCCTCATCGTCCATGAAGGCTCCTCTGTCTACCGTATCTTCAAGCGCTGGCAGGCAGTAAACCAGCAGTGGAAGGTCCTGAATTACGACAAGACCAAGGACATAGGAGGAGATGCAGGGGGAGGGACGGCAGGGAAGCCGGGCCCCAGGACCTCACGGACGGGCCCCCCGACCGGGGCCACCAGCCGCCCCCTGGCCGCCCAGCGCATGCGGACGCTCTTGCCTCAGCGCTGTGGTTACACAATCCTGCATCTACTTGGACAGCTGCGGCCACCAGATCCCCGTTCCAGTTCCCATTCTGGCCGCGAGGTTGTCATGAGGGTCACCACAGTCTGAACTAAACTCCAGGAGTGGGGATCTTGAATCAGTGCATCAGCCAGAGATAAGCTGTCATGGCTGCTGGAGGTACCACCTGGACAAGGTGTTTGGGGCACACTGCCCCACCACTGAGGATCTCTGTGGGCAGCCTCAAGCTGGAGACATTGTCTGGCCTCTACTGCCCACTGGGTAGAGATGCCTGGATGACATTCCAGCCCCCACTGACAGCTCCTCACACTCATCTTGCGGCAGCCAGTGGGCAGGTGGGGAGAGCATCTTTTCTTCCCTAGAGAACCGTCCTTACCTCAGCTCCTAGGGCCTCCAGCCCCCCAGCTCCACTATGGTGACTTGGTGAAGGGGGACCAATGCCAGAAGAAAGGGGCTGTAGACCCCCCCCAATCCCCACCCCATGGCCACAGGGCAGCTGGCAATAAGACTAGTATACATTGACCTCCCATTCCCTGCATGAGGGTGGGGGTActtccccctgctcctccccccaTTGCATGGGGGGAGGGCATAAAGAATCATTTATATGCACGTGGAGACTCCTTTCTCATCTGGGGCTTTTCTGGAGGGTTGGGAGGTGTGGGCAGGTTTCTCTGCAGAGGCTGCAAATCCCAAATGCAGCAGTGGATTCTGAGTTGGAGGTGTAACTCCCACTTGGTGGTGAATAATTCACATTGGCTGCTAGGTGGCAGTGCTCAGAAGTATCTAAGGGGTGGACCTGACACCTGCGTGTTgtgtgatttagaaaaaaatctctccacGTGGTTTTCctgtctacctcatagggttggaTTGAGGATAAATGAGGGATAGGTTGAATGCCATTGCAAAGAAAATCAGTGATGGCATAAAAAGATCTCTAGACTAGTTGATGGTCCATTTATTTCAAACAATAGCTGGTTAACAAATTCCAAAATGTTTTTCATCTGGAGTTGCACAGAGCCTTGGAAATTTGTGTTAAGTGTTATAATAGATATGGAAAATATGAGGGGAAATAGACACTGCGCATGTGAAGGATAGTGGTTATTTGCAAGAATGAGAGCTCCTCCATCTCCCTAAACATTGGGGACTGGGGAAGCCTGGAGCAATCCTTCTAGTTCTGGGGATCTTGTGGGTTCTATTAATCCCTACCAGGTAATGTGCTCACCCAGAGAAGTGGTATGAAGTGAATTTGGACTTGTTTGGAGTGAGACAGACAGAATTTCTCAGAGTTATGAGTCTCCAACCCCAGTTTAAGCTACTGCTATGGCAATTCAGGGTCACAGGTCTGATCCTGCTGTGCCCCAGCTAGTGATATTAACTGGAAGATCTTGTGCTTGGAGCCAGCAGCATAGAGGGCTGTTGTTTATAGAGAAGAGGTTTGGGACGGACTGGTTAAATGTCAGCCTAAAGCCTGGTCCCTTTCTCTTGAGGCCTTGGGGCTGTGTATTATATGAATGATGTTGTCTTTTACGTGAACTATTCAtcagcaattaaaataattacttcatAACATTGCTTAAGTCAGATCCAGAGGCCTTTCCTATTATTGGTCCTTCTCTCAGGGAAGATTCtgctctgccttctccctggAAATGTTTTGGGGACAGTGCTTCTCTATTAAAGGTCACATATCCTTGCCCAGGAAATGGtcttccccatccctctccaAAGGGGGTCTTGGTCGCTGTCCGCGGTGCTGGCACCCAGACTCGCCTGGGAATATAGGAACCAAAGCTGTACTTGGGTTTGAGTTACCTGGAAGTGTTGAAGTGCATCACCTCCAAACTTGGAGGGGATCAAAGTGGAGAGAGGACTGAGGCTGAGCCTCCCATTTTTCCAGTGGGAAATCGTTTCCCAGAGAGATAACCTTCCACATTCCCCACCTGGGGAGACAGAAGGGCCAGACTTCACTGATTTGCCTTTCACAGAATAGCTGGTGGAGACCAAAAGGGAGACAGTAAATCCAAGTGACTCTTAGTTCTTATCCTGGCAGACAGGGCTTAGGTAGCTATGACACAGATGAGGCTTGTGCCAAGCCTGGGCTGTCCCCCACAATGGCCGCACATGGAGGCTCAGACATACCCAAGGGCACAGGCACgcttacacacaaacacactgccTCTGTTTCCACCCTGCGTCCTAAAATGAGGCCCAGTGAGACAGTATGTTCCCCTCCCCTTCAGGACCATTGGAGGTCTTGGTATGGAAGTTGGGACCAGCGATCTGTAGggtcctctttctttcccttattcCACCTTTAAGAGATTCTTGTCCAGGAGAGGGGTCATAAGAACTGCTGCCCTCCTCAAGTGAGCCGTCCTATTTTCCCATGAGGAGTGTGGGTGTGCAAAATCTTCCCCAGTGATTCCAGAGGAAAGGGTCTGAGAGGAAGCTGGGCGTTACTTCCCCTCCAAGCTCAAAACTGCTAAAAATCAGGTCACTTAGGTTCAAGTTGAGCTTAGTGATAGGGAATGGGGGTGGAGACTGAGAACCCAGTAGAGAAGGAGCTGAGAGGAGGGGCAATAAGAGCACACAAACCTTGGTCTCTGCACAGGGCCTTGGGTATACACTGCCCCTCTGTAGGTCTtacataaatagatagatagctCCCAGAAGGCCAGTGGCTGATGGAGTTTCTGCAGTCAGGGAGCCATGTCTAGGGCAGGGGCTGAGGTGGTGAGAGGAGGGGGAAGTGTGAAGtgaaatctctgtctccatctgctAATTGGAATGGAggggagcaggaggaaggggaacAAGTCCTGACATGGGGAGGGTAAGCTAGGCTACAGAAGGAGCTGCAGGGAATGTGCTGAGAGATGTATTTGGATGGAAGCTAATCTATATACATTACAAGGGGAGAACGGAGCCCAGCCACTGGGGGGCCAGAGAATGCTGACTCAGGGAAACGGGCTCCTGCTGCCCACCCCTCTTCTCTTGCCTTGGTGCCCTAGGGCTTCTGGCCACCTCCACACTTGGCTTTCATcctgtctgtctgacttcacttctCTGTCTGTATCCCTGTCTTTCTCTGAAGGAAATTGCCTTGGAGCACCTTCTCCAGGCAG
The genomic region above belongs to Balaenoptera musculus isolate JJ_BM4_2016_0621 chromosome 10, mBalMus1.pri.v3, whole genome shotgun sequence and contains:
- the MARCHF9 gene encoding E3 ubiquitin-protein ligase MARCHF9, which produces MLKSRLRMFLNELKLLVLTGGGRPRAEPQPRGGGGGGCGWAPFAGCSTRDGDGDEEEYYGSQPRARGLAGEKEPRAGPPPPPAPPPPPPGALDALSLSSSLDSGLRTPQCRICFQGPEQGELLSPCRCDGSVRCTHQPCLIRWISERGSWSCELCYFKYQVLAISTKNPLQWQAISLTVIEKVQIAAIVLGSLFLVASISWLIWSSLSPSAKWQRQDLLFQICYGMYGFMDVVCIGLIVHEGSSVYRIFKRWQAVNQQWKVLNYDKTKDIGGDAGGGTAGKPGPRTSRTGPPTGATSRPLAAQRMRTLLPQRCGYTILHLLGQLRPPDPRSSSHSGREVVMRVTTV